A window from Vulcanimicrobium alpinum encodes these proteins:
- a CDS encoding glucose 1-dehydrogenase yields the protein MQKETRIHMQAVAVSRNGSSGVALIDVAPPRLDEIPGGRGVLVRVVRVGVDGTDKEILAGEYGKPPPGETFLITGHESFGVVEAVGPNVHELAPGDLVVATVRRRGSSPYDAIGTYDMTTDDDYIERGINLRHGFLAEYYVDDPEYTVRVPPELRDVGVLLEPTSVVEKGIAQAYEIQRRLRIWKPRTAFVLGAGTIGLLAAMVLRLRGLDVHVFARDEAPNRNAALVAALGATYHATASVPFAQAAQSLAPADIIFEATGYSPFVFDAMDVLGKNGVLVLSSVTGGSRTVEVPADRINLGFVLGNKVVVGTVNANREYFELGVRDHALAVATWGDWALRLITHRVSGLAQHAELLDLLTHGTGTIKVVCEVSALA from the coding sequence GTGCAGAAGGAGACTCGCATCCACATGCAAGCCGTCGCCGTTTCCCGTAACGGTTCGTCCGGCGTCGCGCTGATCGACGTCGCACCGCCTCGCCTCGATGAGATTCCCGGCGGACGGGGCGTTCTCGTGCGCGTCGTGCGCGTCGGGGTCGACGGCACCGACAAAGAGATCCTCGCCGGCGAGTACGGCAAGCCGCCGCCGGGCGAGACGTTTCTTATTACCGGTCACGAGAGTTTCGGCGTCGTCGAGGCGGTCGGTCCGAACGTGCACGAACTCGCGCCGGGCGATCTCGTGGTAGCCACCGTGCGCCGGCGCGGGTCGAGCCCGTACGACGCGATCGGGACGTACGACATGACGACCGACGACGACTACATCGAGCGCGGGATCAACCTGCGCCATGGGTTTCTCGCCGAGTACTATGTCGACGACCCGGAGTACACCGTGCGCGTGCCTCCCGAGCTGCGCGACGTCGGCGTCCTGCTCGAGCCGACGAGCGTCGTCGAAAAGGGGATCGCGCAGGCGTACGAGATTCAGCGCCGCCTGCGCATCTGGAAGCCGCGCACGGCGTTCGTGCTCGGCGCGGGGACGATCGGACTGCTCGCCGCGATGGTGCTGCGCCTGCGCGGCCTCGACGTGCACGTCTTTGCGCGCGACGAGGCGCCCAATCGCAACGCCGCGCTGGTCGCGGCGCTCGGGGCGACGTATCATGCGACGGCGAGCGTCCCGTTCGCGCAGGCCGCGCAATCGCTCGCACCGGCGGATATCATCTTCGAGGCGACGGGGTATTCGCCGTTCGTCTTCGACGCGATGGACGTGCTCGGGAAGAACGGCGTCCTGGTCCTCTCCAGCGTGACCGGCGGTTCGCGCACGGTCGAAGTGCCGGCCGACCGCATCAACCTCGGCTTCGTGCTCGGGAACAAAGTCGTCGTCGGGACCGTGAACGCGAACCGCGAGTACTTCGAACTGGGCGTGCGCGATCACGCGCTCGCGGTTGCGACCTGGGGCGACTGGGCGCTGCGGCTGATCACGCACCGGGTCAGCGGGCTCGCGCAGCACGCCGAACTGCTCGATCTGCTGACGCACGGCACCGGGACGATCAAGGTCGTGTGCGAGGTCTCGGCGCTCGCATGA
- a CDS encoding MGH1-like glycoside hydrolase domain-containing protein has product MTRNPERDRVRAEDARSAHWLRWGPYLADRQWGTVREDYSPGGTAWDEFPHDHARSRAYRWGEDGIGGISDNHQRLCLALALWNGNDPILKERLFGLAGPQGNHGEDVKEYYFYQDNVPSHAYMRMLYKYPQTAFPYQRLVEENARRGRTEPEFELIDTGAFAGGRYFDVTIEYAKASPDDVLMRITASNRGPDEARLDLLPTLWFRNTWSWTPGTVRPSLRRERRNDGVAAIAADHVMLGARWLYAESPDEVLFTENDTNRERLYGAPSESPYVKDGIDARVVHGDAGAVNPSQTGTKAAVRWTLTVPPFGSRTVRVRLCDREAFAQPFGAAFDALIAKRAAEADAFYAALTPYPLSDDARLVQRQAFAGMLWSKQWYHYVVRDWLGGDPAGPPPPPGRRDGRNHDWGHLFSDEILSMPDTWEYPWFAAWDLAFHVIPLALVDAGFAKRQLLQLTREWFMHPNGQLPAYEWAFDDVNPPVHAWAALRVYKIDAKMNSSKDIAFLERVFQKLLLNFTWWVNRKDRSGRGVFQGGFLGLDNIGVFDRSAPLPTGGHLDQSDGTSWMGVYALNMLAIALELAQHNRAYEDIASKFFEHFLRIAAAMNEMGDRGLWHPEDNFYYDVLHLPDERKIPLQVRSLVGLIPLLAIAVIEPETLEALPEFARRLDWFIENRPELRRAVACMETEGVGARRMLAIVGAGKGEHTEDRLRAILRTMLDEREFLGAHGVRAVSRRHADEPYVLDIGGTQHRVAYEPAESASGLFGGNSNWRGPVWFPINYLLIEALQQYHHYLGDEYRVECPTGSGEFRTLWDVANEISHRLIDIFTRDERGHRAVFGGNATFQHDPHWRDNVLFYEYFHGDNGAGIGASHQTGWTGLVAKLLQQCAEYCGAGTPVR; this is encoded by the coding sequence ATGACACGCAATCCGGAACGCGACCGGGTGCGCGCCGAGGACGCGCGCAGCGCGCATTGGCTGCGCTGGGGGCCGTATCTCGCCGATCGCCAGTGGGGAACGGTGCGCGAAGACTACAGCCCCGGCGGGACGGCGTGGGACGAATTTCCGCACGATCACGCGCGTTCGCGCGCGTACCGTTGGGGCGAAGACGGGATCGGCGGCATCTCCGACAACCACCAGCGTCTGTGCCTTGCGCTCGCGCTGTGGAACGGCAACGATCCGATCCTCAAGGAGCGCCTGTTCGGGCTCGCCGGGCCGCAAGGCAATCACGGCGAGGACGTCAAGGAGTACTACTTCTACCAAGACAACGTGCCGTCGCACGCGTACATGCGGATGCTCTACAAGTATCCGCAGACGGCGTTCCCCTATCAGCGGCTCGTGGAGGAGAACGCGCGGCGCGGACGCACCGAACCCGAGTTCGAGCTGATCGACACCGGCGCGTTCGCCGGCGGCCGCTATTTCGACGTGACGATCGAATACGCCAAAGCGTCGCCCGACGACGTGCTGATGCGCATCACTGCATCGAATCGCGGCCCCGACGAGGCGCGGTTGGACCTGCTGCCGACGCTCTGGTTTCGCAACACGTGGTCGTGGACGCCGGGCACCGTGCGGCCGTCGCTGCGGCGCGAACGCCGCAACGACGGGGTCGCGGCGATCGCCGCGGACCATGTCATGCTCGGAGCGCGCTGGCTCTACGCGGAGTCGCCCGACGAGGTGCTCTTCACGGAGAACGACACCAACCGCGAACGGCTCTACGGCGCGCCCTCCGAATCACCGTACGTGAAAGACGGGATCGATGCGCGCGTGGTGCACGGCGACGCCGGCGCCGTCAATCCATCGCAGACCGGGACGAAGGCCGCGGTGCGCTGGACGCTCACCGTCCCGCCCTTCGGATCGCGCACGGTGCGGGTGCGGCTGTGCGACCGCGAGGCGTTCGCACAGCCGTTCGGCGCCGCGTTCGACGCGCTGATCGCCAAGCGCGCCGCGGAAGCCGACGCGTTCTACGCGGCGCTGACCCCGTACCCGCTCTCCGACGACGCGCGGCTCGTGCAGCGGCAGGCGTTCGCGGGGATGCTCTGGTCGAAGCAATGGTATCACTACGTCGTGCGCGACTGGCTCGGCGGCGATCCGGCCGGACCGCCGCCGCCGCCGGGCCGCCGCGACGGGCGCAACCACGACTGGGGCCACCTCTTCAGCGATGAGATCCTCTCGATGCCCGACACCTGGGAGTATCCGTGGTTCGCGGCCTGGGATCTCGCGTTTCACGTGATCCCGCTCGCGCTCGTCGACGCCGGTTTCGCGAAGCGTCAGCTGCTGCAGCTCACGCGCGAGTGGTTCATGCACCCCAACGGCCAACTGCCCGCCTACGAATGGGCGTTCGACGACGTGAATCCGCCGGTGCACGCGTGGGCGGCACTGCGCGTCTACAAGATCGACGCCAAGATGAACAGCAGCAAGGACATCGCGTTTCTCGAACGCGTGTTTCAGAAACTGCTCCTCAACTTCACCTGGTGGGTGAACCGCAAGGATCGCTCCGGGCGAGGCGTCTTCCAGGGCGGCTTTCTCGGCCTCGACAACATCGGCGTCTTCGACCGCAGCGCGCCGTTGCCGACGGGCGGTCATCTCGACCAGTCCGACGGCACGAGCTGGATGGGCGTGTACGCGCTCAACATGCTCGCGATCGCGCTCGAACTCGCGCAGCACAACCGCGCCTACGAAGACATCGCCTCGAAATTCTTCGAGCACTTTTTGCGGATCGCCGCCGCGATGAACGAGATGGGAGACCGCGGGTTGTGGCATCCCGAGGACAACTTCTACTACGACGTGCTGCACCTGCCCGACGAGCGGAAGATCCCGCTGCAGGTGCGGTCTCTGGTGGGGTTGATCCCGCTGCTCGCGATCGCCGTGATCGAGCCCGAGACGCTCGAAGCGCTGCCGGAGTTCGCGCGCCGGCTCGACTGGTTCATCGAGAACCGGCCCGAATTGCGGCGGGCCGTGGCGTGCATGGAAACGGAAGGGGTCGGCGCGCGGCGGATGCTGGCGATCGTCGGTGCGGGGAAAGGCGAGCACACGGAGGACCGGCTGCGCGCGATCCTGCGCACGATGCTCGACGAGCGCGAGTTCCTCGGAGCGCACGGCGTGCGCGCGGTCTCGCGCCGGCACGCCGACGAGCCGTACGTTCTCGACATCGGCGGCACCCAGCATCGCGTCGCGTACGAGCCCGCGGAGTCGGCGAGCGGCCTGTTCGGCGGCAACTCGAACTGGCGCGGACCGGTGTGGTTCCCGATCAACTACCTGCTGATCGAAGCGCTGCAGCAGTACCACCACTATCTGGGCGACGAGTACCGCGTTGAATGCCCGACCGGCTCGGGAGAATTCCGCACCCTGTGGGATGTCGCCAACGAAATCTCGCACCGGCTGATCGACATCTTCACCCGCGACGAGCGGGGGCATCGCGCGGTCTTCGGCGGCAACGCGACCTTTCAGCACGACCCGCACTGGCGCGACAACGTGCTCTTCTACGAATACTTTCACGGCGACAACGGCGCCGGGATCGGAGCGAGCCATCAAACCGGCTGGACGGGGCT